From one Salvelinus alpinus chromosome 14, SLU_Salpinus.1, whole genome shotgun sequence genomic stretch:
- the LOC139539067 gene encoding 1-phosphatidylinositol 3-phosphate 5-kinase-like isoform X5 gives MDSVRSWLLAYNNRIARLRSSDMEAEDKSSPSTLDCSVKPPISPGSPSHLTHFKPLTPEQDEPPLRSAYSSFVNLFRFNKEEGRPPSVTEKPDVALTSTTGERRSWTSPAHSIHGSGTHRKQHPNLLRRTSTASEDCRKPETPLSTHDPRTAVQLRTALKRLKEIMEGKSQDSDLKQYWMPDSQCKECYDCNEKFTTFRRRHHCRLCGQIFCSRCCNQEIPGKFMGYTGDLRACTYCRKIALSYSQSADSGSIGEDLSALSDSSVSSVCILEPSEPRTPVGGRKSSRNIFLEEDLAWQRKTPIGMRKNLIHQESQSRGMNSRLTGLQEDGGKSPIRKRSASVTNLSLDRSGSSMVPSYDSSVSPQTSRTMPKPDHSEEERKILLDSSQLKDLWKKICHNTTGMEFQDHRYWLRTYPNCIVGKELVNWLLRSGTISTRAQAIAIGQAVVDGRWLDCVTHHDQLFRDEYALYRPLQSTEFSETPSPDSDSVNSLEGHSEPSWFKDIKFDDSDTDQVADENDYVTANSSSPSKRTSVSSFQSVVDSDSAASINLNMEQDNVNFHIKKQSKYHVPPHPKEQKEYLVSEDGGQNISISDAFIKESLFNRRVEEKAKEVLFTPLGWHHSSLDQLREENGEKEAMERLLSANHSHMMALLQQLLYSESLCLSWRDIIVPVVKQVVQTVRPDVRSCDDDMDIRQLVHVKKIPGGKKFDSAVVNGFVCTKNIAHKKMNSYIKNPKILLLKCSIEYLYREETKFTCIDPIVLQEHEFLKNYVQRIVDVRPNLVLVEKTVSRIAQDMLLEHGITLVINVKPQVLDRVSHMTQGDLVMSMDQLLTKPRLGTCQKFYLHSFQLANNELKTLMFFEGCPPQLGCTIKLRGASEYELARVKEIIILMVCVAYHSQLEISFLMDEFAMPPSLAKTSFPCLLESTTVEEEESQENETDQSTLSQGGETVLGDEEEKPSLGKSVSESSSPKDVEVVKVTKNQLLSSSSSLVAEGMESAEVMTSTPLSNPLAPPPPYLIDDLEELTDEIGLEQGEETEGGSGSGVLGRGESQEESSGSETAPRLFRDPLQDDTGLFVTEQQVASTDDHLRTLTAGFKQELKDIILCVSPFITFREPFLLSPAGLRCPSRDYFPQQVYLSPLLNKDFKELDGRRKRQLLKDSTPSGGGMANGGPRPIQVLPSHRLTSARIAEHLGSSQDLAKMLADYRAQGGRLRQEEADPFAQPLPKPPVREALPPKHPVKADSEEEKPAGQNDMTWASKLDCLNPVNHQRLCVLFSSSSAQSNNAPNPCVSPWMVTMEFYGKNDLTLGIFLERYCFRPSYQCPSMFCETPMVHHVRRFVHGSGCVQIVLKELDSPVPGYQHTILNYSWCRICKQVTPVVPLSNDSWSMSFAKYLELRFYGHQYTRRANAEPCGHSIHHDYHQYFSYNQMVASFSYISVRLLEVCLPPPKIFIRNQGPSKGRIQQDLKDFSQKVTQVYLAIDDRLTSLKTDTFSKTREQKMEDLFAQKDMEEADLHSWIEKLQARLQACGSDSPQQLQTVLESVVVKKQSLCETLQSWNSRLQDLFQQEKSRKRLSVPASPGRHRQTDDSKPSALESSPRNPSPLVQNVDKEDRHLTAMPSSWGSSLLALPSPGEPGSEPLSSGPCFPDQDSVSIPEDVFDGHLLGSNDSQVKEKSTMKAILANLMPGNSYNSIPFPFEPDKHYLMYEHERVPIAVCEREPSSIISFALSCKEYKSALDELWKTTLKTGGEDTTLSTSSGESRVKNSPAKPNETASSQMGLGRSSMDSDPLKDADIGDNHKKSTGNPHIELQFSDAHAKFYCRIYYAEEFHKMRAEIMESTEDDFVRSLSHCVNWQARGGKSGAVFYATEDDRFILKQMPRLEVQSFLDFAPHYFTYITGAVQQKRPTALAKILGVYRIGYKNSQNNSEKKLDLLVMENLFYGRKMAQVFDLKGSLRNRNVKTESGKESCEVVLLDENLLKLVHDNPMYIRAHCKAILRAAIHSDAYFLSSHLIIDYSLLVGRDDATDELVVGIIDYIRTFTWDKKLEMVVKSTGILGGQGKMPTVVSPELYRARFCEAMDKYFLMVPDHWTGLGVNC, from the exons ATGGACTCTGTGCGCTCCTGGCTCCTGGCCTACAACAACAGAATAGCCAGGCTCAG GAGCAGTGACATGGAGGCTGAGGACAAATCCTCGCCCTCTACGCTGGATTGCAGTGTGAAGCCTCCCATCTCCCCTGGCAGCCCATCTCACCTGACACACTTCAAACCCCTGACTCCAGAGCAGGATGAGCCTCCGCTCCGATCAGCCTACAGCTCCTTTGTCAACCTGTTCCGCTTCAATAAAG AGGAGGGGCGGCCGCCCTCGGTGACAGAGAAACCGGATGTGGCTTTGACGTCAACCACTGGGGAGCGTAGGAGCTGGACCAGCCCAGCACACTCCATCCACGGCTCTGGGACCCATAGGAAACAACACCCCAACCTGCTCCGTAGAACATCCACTgcctcag AGGACTGTAGGAAACCAGAAACCCCCCTGAGCACTCACGACCCCCGTACGGCTGTTCAGCTCCGCACTGCTTTGAAAAGACTCAAGGAGATCATGGAGGGAAAGAGTCAG GACAGTGACCTGAAGCAGTACTGGATGCCAGACAGTCAGTGTAAGGAGTGCTACGACTGCAACGAGAAGTTCACCACCTTCCGCCGCCGCCACCACTGCCGGCTCTGCGGACAGATCTTCTGCAGCCGCTGCTGCAACCAGGAAATCCCTGGCAAGTTTATGGGCTACACAG GAGACCTGCGGGCCTGCACCTACTGCCGTAAGATCGCTCTGAGCTACTCCCAGTCTGCAGATTCTGGCTCCATTGGAGAGGACCTGTCTGCTCTGTCTGACTCCTCCGTCAGCTCCGTCTGCATCCTGGAACCCAGCGAGCCTCGCACCCCGGTCGGAGGACGCAAGTCCAGCCGCAACATCTTCCTAGAGGAGGACCTGGCCTGGCAGAG AAAAACTCCCATTGGGATGAGAAAGAA TTTGATTCACCAGGAGTCTCAGAGCAGAGGTATGAATTCTAGACTGACTGGGCTTCAAGAGGATGGAGGCAAGTCCCCAATAAGGAAGCG GTCAGCCAGTGTGACCAACCTGTCCCTGGACAGGTCTGGCTCCTCCATGGTGCCCTCTTATGACAGCTCAGTGAGCCCCCAGACCAGTAGGACCATGCCCAAACCTGAccacagtgaagaggagaggaagatactGCTG GACTCGTCCCAGCTCAAAGACCTGTGGAAGAAGATTTGTCACAACACTACTGGCATGGAGTTTCAGGACCACCGCTACTGGCTCCGTACATACCCCAACTGCATTGTGGGGAAGGAGCTGGTCAACTGGCTGCTGAGGAGTGGAACCATCTCCACCAG GGCCCAGGCAATAGCCATTGGTCAGGCTGTGGTAGACGGTCGTTGGTTGGACTGTGTCACTCACCACGACCAGCTGTTCAGGGATGAGTACGCTCTCTATCGCCCCCTCCAG AGCACAGAGTTCTCTGAGACCCCGTCTCCTGACAGTGACAGTGTCAACTCTCTGGAGGGACACTCAGAACCCTCCTGGTTCAAAGACATCAAGTTTGACGACAGTGACACAGACCAGGTGGCTGACGAGAATGACTATGTCACAGCCA ACTCATCCAGCCCCAGTAAGAGGACGTCAGTTAGTAGTTTCCAGTCAGTGGTGGATAGTGACTCTGCTGCCTCCATCAACCTCAATATGGAGCAGGACAACGTCAACTTCCACATCAAGAAACAGTCCAAGTACCATGTACCCCCGCACCCCAAGGAGCAGAAAG AGTACCTGGTCTCAGAGGACGGAGGACAGAATATCTCCATCAGTGACGCTTTCATCAAAG AGTCCCTGTTTAACCGTCGTGTGGAGGAGAAAGCTAAGGAGGTGCTGTTCACTCCTCTGGGCTGGCACCACAGCTCCCTGGACCAGCTCAGAGAGGAGAACGGGGAGAAGGAGGCCATGGAGAGGCTACT CTCTGCCAACCACAGCCACATGATGGCGCTGCTGCAGCAGTTGCTGTACAGCGAGTCCCTGTGCCTCTCCTGGCGTGACATCATCGTTCCCGTGGTGAAGCAGGTAGTGCAGACGGTGCGGCCGGACGTTCGCAGCTGTGATGATGACATGGACATCAGACAACTGGTTCACGTCAAGAAG aTTCCTGGAGGGAAGAAGTTTGACTCTGCGGTAGTGAATGGCTTTGTCTGTACCAAGAACATTGCCCACAAAAAA ATGAACTCGTACATCAAGAACCCCAAGATCCTGCTTCTGAAGTGTTCTATAGAGTATCTctacagagaggagaccaagTTCACCTGCATTGACCCCATTGTGCTTCAG GAGCATGAGTTTCTGAAGAACTATGTTCAGCGTATAGTGGACGTGCGTCCCAACCTGGTGCTGGTGGAGAAGACCGTGTCTCGTATCGCTCAGGACATGCTGCTGGAGCACGGCATCACACTGGTTATCAACGTCAAACCG CAAGTCTTAGACAGGGTGAGTCATATGACCCAGGGGGACCTGGTCATGTCCATGGACCAGCTGCTCACCAAGCCTCGACTGGGAACCTGCCAAAAGTTCTACCTACACTCCTTCCAGCTGGCCAACA ATGAGTTGAAGACTCTGATGTTCTTTGAGGGCTGCCCTCCCCAGCTAGGCTGTACCATAAAGCTTCGCGGGGCGTCTGAGTACGAGCTGGCCAGGGTTAAAGAGATCATCATCCTCATGGTGTGTGTGGCTTACCACTCCCAGCTAGAGATATCCTTCCTCATGGATGAGTTCGCCATGCCTCCCAGCCTTGCCAAGACCAGCTTCCCCTGTCTCCTGGAGAGCACTACCGtcgaggaggaggagagccaggAAAATGAGACCGACCAGAGCACCCTCTCCCAGGGAGGAGAGACTGTGCTAGGGGACGAGGAGGAGAAGCCTTCCCTGGGGAAGTCTGTATCGGAATCCTCCTCGCCTAAAGATGTCGAGGTTGTCAAAGTCACCAAGAACCAACTCctgtcctcctcatcctccctggTGGCCGAGGGGATGGAGTCAGCAGAGGTCATGACCTCCACGCCGTTGTCCAATCCCCTGGCGCCGCCACCACCCTACCTCATTGATGACCTGGAGGAGTTGACAGATGAGATTGGACTGGAGCAGGGGGAGGAGACTGAGGGGGGGAGCGGGTCAGGGGTTCTGGGGAGGGGTGAGTCGCAGGAGGAGAGCTCTGGTTCGGAGACGGCTCCCAGGCTGTTCAGAGACCCCCTGCAGGATGACACAGGGCTGTTTGTCACAGAGCAG CAGGTGGCCTCGACGGACGACCATCTCAGGACGCTGACGGCAGGCTTCAAACAGGAGCTGAAGGACATCATCCTGTGTGTCTCCCCCTTCATCACTTTCAGAGagcccttcctcctctcccccgctGGCCTACGCTGCCCCAGCAGAGACTACTTTCCTCAACAG GTGTACCTCTCCCCACTGCTAAACAAGGACTTCAAAGAACTAGACGGTCGACGTAAGCGACAACTCCTCAAAGACTCCACCCCATCAGGTGGAGGCATGGCCAACGGAGGCCCTCGCCCCATCCAGGTGTTACCCTCCCACCGCCTTACCAGTGCCCGCATCGCAGAGCATCTGGGCAGCAGCCAGGACTTGGCCAAGATGCTGGCAGACTACCGTGCCCAAGGAGGCCGCCTCCGACAGGAGGAGGCAGACCCCTTCGCCCAGCCCCTACCCAAGCCACCGGTCCGGGAGGCTCTGCCGCCCAAGCACCCCGTCAAGGCTGATAGTGAGGAGGAGAAGCCAGCGGGACAGAACGACATGACCTGGGCCTCCAAG CTGGACTGCCTGAACCCAGTGAACCATCAGAGACTCTGTGTTCTGTTCAGCAGCTCCTCTGCCCAGTCCAACAACGCCCCCAACCCCTGCGTCAGTCCCTG GATGGTCACGATGGAGTTCTACGGAAAGAATGACCTCACACTAGGAAtattcctggagagatactgttTCAG gcCGTCCTATCAATGCCCCAGTATGTTCTGTGAGACTCCCATGGTGCACCATGTGCGGCGGTTTGTCCATGGCAGTGGCTGTGTTCAGATCGTACTGAAGGAGCTGGACTCTCCTGTGCCTGGATACCAACACACCATCCTCAACTACTCCTGGTGCCGCATATGCAAACAG GTGACTCCTGTGGTACCCCTGTCTAATGACTCGTGGTCCATGTCCTTTGCTAAGTACCTGGAGCTGAGGTTCTATGGTCACCAGTATACCAGGAGGGCTAATGCTGAGCCCTGTGGCCACTCCATCCACCATGACTACCATCAGTACTTCTCCTACAACCAGATGGTGGCCTCATTCAG CTACATCTCAGTGAGACTGCTAGAGGTCTGCCTCCCTCCTCCTAAGATCTTCATCAGGAACCAGGGGCCCTCCAAGGGCCGGATCCAGCAGGACCTCAAGGACTTCTCACAGAA GGTGACTCAGGTGTACCTGGCCATAGATGACCGCCTCACCTCCCTGAAGACGGACACCTTCAGCAAGACACGTGAGCAGAAGATGGAGGACCTGTTTGCACAGAAAGAT ATGGAGGAGGCAGATCTGCATAGCTGGATAGAGAAGCTGCAGGCTCGTCTCCAGGCCTGTGGTAGTGACTCCCCCCAGCAGCTCCAGACTGTACTGGAATCAGTGGTAGTGAAGAAACAGAGCCTGTGTGAAACACTGCAGTCCTGGAACAGCAG GCTGCAGGACCTGTTCCAGCAGGAGAAGAGCAGGAAGCGTCTGTCTGTCCCAGCCAGCCCTGGgagacaccgacagacagacgaCAGCAAG CCAAGTGCTCTGGAGTCCTCTCCACGCAACCCCTCCCCTTTAGTACAAAATGTTGACAAAG AGGATCGTCACCTCACTGCCATGCCCTCAAGCTGGGGCTCGTCATTGCTAGCGTTACCGTCACCAGGGGAACCAGGCTCAGAACCCCTCTCGTCTGGACCCTGCTTCCCTGACCAGGATTCCGTCAGCATCCCAgagg ATGTGTTTGATGGACACCTGTTGGGCTCCAATGACAGCCAGGTGAAAGAGAAGTCCACCATGAAGGCCATTCTAGCCAACCTGATGCCAGGCAACAGTTACAACTCCATCCCATTCCCATT TGAACCAGACAAGCATTACCTGATGTATGAGCATGAGAGAGTGCCCATCgccgtgtgtgagagagaacccAGCTCCATCATCTCATTCGCTCTCAG CTGTAAGGAGTATAAGAGTGCTCTGGATGAACTGTGGAAGACAACATTGAAGACAGGAGGCGAGGACACCACCCTGTCCACCAG CTCTGGAGAGAGCCGGGTCAAGAACAGCCCAGCCAAGCCCAACGAGACAGCCTCCTCCCAGATGGGTCTGGGCCGCAGCAGCATGGACTCTGACCCTCTTA AAGATGCAGACATAGGAGACAACCATAAGAAGTCAACAGGAAACCCTCATATTGAATTAC AGTTCTCTGATGCCCACGCTAAGTTCTACTGTAGGATCTACTATGCTGAGGAGTTCCACAAGATGAGAGCGGAGATAATGGAGAGTACAGAGGATGACTTTGTTCGCTCGCTGTCCCACTGTGTCAACTGGCAGGCCCGCGGTGGCAAGTCTGGGGCCGTCTTCTATGCCACCGAAG atgaCCGATTCATCCTGAAGCAGATGCCCAGACTAGAGGTTCAGTCCTTCCTGGACTTTGCCCCTCACTACTTCACCTACATCACTGGAGCCGTGCAGCAGAAG CGGCCCACTGCCCTGGCTAAGATCCTGGGTGTGTACCGGATCGGCTACAAGAACTCCCAGAACAACTCTGAGAAGAAACTGGACCTTCTTGTCATGGAGAACCTGTTCTATGGCAGGAAGATGGCCCAGGTGTTCGATCTCAAGGGTTCTCTGAGGAACCGCAACGTCAAGACCGAGTCTGGGAAGGAGAGCTGTGAG